Proteins encoded in a region of the Mucilaginibacter sabulilitoris genome:
- a CDS encoding DUF5989 family protein, producing MEIIIEFLSFLKYRRKYWLWPLFFIMISLGLIVVLAHGSAIGPLLYSLF from the coding sequence ATGGAAATAATTATAGAGTTTTTAAGCTTTTTGAAATACCGGCGGAAATACTGGCTCTGGCCATTGTTTTTTATTATGATAAGCCTCGGGTTAATAGTAGTGCTTGCGCACGGCTCGGCTATAGGGCCATTGCTATATTCGCTTTTTTAG
- a CDS encoding carbamoyltransferase family protein, with protein MYILGISAFYHDSAACLIMNDQIITAAQEERFSRKKNDAGFPSQAIKYCLDEASISLAEVAYVVYYEKPFLKFERLLESYVATAPYGLLSFLKAMPIWVKDKLFQKRTINEKLMQIAAGWQKKDQRLLFAGHHQAHAASAFFPSPFYKALILSIDGVGEWTTTSVWIGEGNKLTQLEEMRFPHSVGLLYSAFTAYLGFKVNSDEYKVMGLAPYGKAKYADLILKELVDLKDDGSFRLNMRYFNYVSGLSMFNTRFANLFKAPVRAASADITEFHMDIAASIQHVAGKVVLSMINHFVNKYQIFNLCLAGGVALNCVINGKILKETLIQNLWIQPAAGDAGGALGAAYSVYHEHLKYERTVAETDGDKMKSALLGPCFSTAQVEKIIRQNGLKYQVYERSDFLNRIANDLDNGKVVGWFDGRMEFGPRALGSRSILGDCRRRDMQRYINQKVKFRESFRPFAPVILADKVHHYYDLKQSSPYMLIVADILDQKTSAEMYEAIGFEKLKYICSPFPAVTHVNGSSRIQTVAPDNQSFYELLTTFYKITGCPAIVNTSFNIRDQPIVCSPQDAIDCFLKTDIDILAIGNCIITKTENVNCHR; from the coding sequence ATGTACATACTGGGCATTTCGGCATTTTATCATGACAGCGCCGCGTGTTTGATCATGAACGACCAGATTATTACCGCTGCACAGGAAGAAAGATTCAGCAGGAAAAAAAATGACGCCGGGTTCCCGTCGCAAGCCATAAAATATTGTCTTGATGAGGCCAGCATTTCCCTTGCAGAAGTGGCATATGTAGTTTATTATGAAAAGCCCTTTCTGAAATTTGAGCGTTTACTGGAATCTTACGTAGCCACTGCCCCATATGGCTTGTTGTCATTTTTAAAAGCCATGCCCATTTGGGTTAAAGACAAGCTTTTTCAAAAAAGAACTATTAATGAAAAGCTTATGCAAATCGCTGCAGGCTGGCAAAAAAAAGACCAGCGGCTGCTCTTTGCCGGGCATCACCAGGCCCATGCGGCCTCTGCATTTTTTCCATCACCCTTTTATAAAGCGCTTATTTTATCCATTGATGGCGTTGGGGAATGGACAACCACCTCTGTATGGATTGGAGAAGGGAATAAGCTCACTCAATTAGAAGAGATGCGATTTCCCCACTCGGTCGGGCTGCTCTACTCAGCCTTTACCGCCTATCTGGGTTTTAAAGTTAACAGTGACGAATATAAAGTGATGGGCCTTGCGCCCTATGGCAAAGCTAAATATGCAGACCTAATATTAAAAGAACTCGTTGACTTGAAAGACGATGGTTCTTTCCGGCTTAACATGCGGTATTTTAATTATGTATCGGGCCTTTCCATGTTCAACACACGCTTTGCTAACCTTTTCAAAGCACCAGTCCGCGCCGCTTCGGCCGATATTACCGAATTTCACATGGACATAGCAGCGTCCATTCAACACGTCGCCGGGAAGGTTGTACTTTCTATGATAAACCACTTCGTAAATAAATATCAGATATTCAACCTTTGTCTGGCCGGTGGCGTAGCGCTCAATTGTGTTATTAATGGCAAAATTCTTAAAGAAACGCTTATTCAGAATCTCTGGATACAGCCGGCAGCCGGTGACGCTGGCGGAGCCCTTGGTGCAGCCTATAGTGTCTACCATGAACATTTAAAATACGAAAGAACGGTAGCCGAAACAGATGGCGACAAAATGAAATCAGCATTGCTTGGTCCATGTTTTAGTACCGCGCAAGTGGAGAAAATCATTAGGCAGAATGGCCTCAAATACCAGGTTTATGAACGCAGTGATTTTTTGAACAGGATAGCTAACGATTTGGACAACGGTAAAGTAGTAGGTTGGTTTGACGGCCGGATGGAGTTTGGCCCCCGTGCGCTTGGCTCAAGGAGTATTCTCGGAGATTGCAGGCGACGGGATATGCAGCGTTATATTAACCAAAAAGTTAAGTTTCGCGAATCATTCAGGCCTTTTGCTCCTGTTATACTGGCAGATAAAGTTCACCATTATTATGATTTGAAGCAAAGCAGCCCCTACATGCTGATAGTTGCCGATATATTGGATCAGAAAACATCAGCGGAAATGTATGAGGCTATAGGATTTGAAAAGCTTAAGTACATATGCTCACCTTTTCCGGCAGTTACACATGTTAACGGATCATCGCGGATCCAAACCGTTGCCCCCGATAATCAATCGTTTTACGAGTTGCTTACTACGTTTTACAAAATAACCGGATGCCCGGCTATAGTAAATACTTCCTTTAATATTCGTGACCAGCCTATAGTATGTTCGCCCCAGGATGCTATTGACTGTTTTTTAAAAACAGATATTGACATACTGGCTATAGGAAACTGTATCATAACGAAAACAGAAAATGTAAACTGTCACCGTTAA